One window of Hoplias malabaricus isolate fHopMal1 chromosome 16, fHopMal1.hap1, whole genome shotgun sequence genomic DNA carries:
- the zbtb37 gene encoding zinc finger and BTB domain-containing protein 37 isoform X2, with amino-acid sequence MERAGSIQLDIPDFSNSVLSHLNQLRMQGRLCDIVVNVQGQSFRAHKVVLAASSPYFRDHMSLSEMSTVSLSVIRNPSVFEQLLSFCYTGRLCLQLADIISYLTAASFLQMQHIIDRCTQILEGIHFKISLADVEEELAGGQAHRSEAERGGATFPGSRSLSPRHGGSRVITAHGTAGGVLDIREVREVSPSGESMSPQVVEHSGLGAESAVGSGKEPILRINRAGQWYVETGAEERGGEEAVRVVEGLRIKTERMEEWIGAETQASAEEGSGAEEGPTMMIDTSGHSTLVQEGFVTGASRAKSSQPSSSFSESERFSPTGSVVVMAERPRAKSESPGRVDDQRHPTSQAVNHTWL; translated from the exons ATGGAGCGAGCAGGGAGCATCCAGTTGGACATTCCCGACTTCAGCAATTCTGTCCTGTCCCACCTAAACCAGTTGCGCATGCAAGGCCGCCTGTGTGACATCGTGGTCAACGTGCAAGGCCAAAGCTTCCGTGCTCATAAGGTGGTTCTGGCCGCTAGCTCCCCATACTTCAGGGACCACATGTCACTCAGTGAGATGAGCACGGTGTCGCTGTCTGTGATCAGGAACCCGTCCGTGTTTGAGCAGCTTCTATCATTCTGCTACACTGGCCGCTTGTGTCTACAGCTTGCCGACATCATCAGCTACCTGACAGCGGCCAGCTTCCTGCAAATGCAGCACATCATTGACCGCTGCACACAGATTTTGGAAGGTATTCACTTCAAGATAAGCTTGGCAGATGTGGAAGAGGAGCTGGCAGGTGGCCAGGCTCATAGGAGCGAGGCAGAAAGAGGTGGAGCCACGTTCCCAGGATCCCGCTCTCTAAGTCCCAGGCACGGTGGCTCTAGAGTGATCACTGCCCATGGCACAGCTGGAGGGGTTCTTGACATCAGGGAAGTACGTGAAGTGAGCCCGTCTGGAGAGTCCATGAGTCCACAGGTTGTGGAACACAGTGGCCTGGGAGCCGAGTCCGCTGTGGGGTCAGGGAAGGAGCCAATTTTACGCATTAACAGAGCAGGTCAGTGGTACGTGGAGACAGGAGCCGAAGAGAGGGGTGGGGAAGAGGCTGTGCGCGTGGTGGAAGGTCTACGCATTAAGACGGAGCGGATGGAAGAGTGGATTGGGGCAGAGACTCAGGCATCAGCAGAGGAAGGCAGTGGGGCAGAGGAAGGGCCAACCATGATGATCGACACCTCAGGACACAGCACACTGGTGCAGGAGGGCTTTGTCACAGGGGCTTCCAGAGCCAAAAGCTCCCAGCCCTCCAGCAGCTTCAGCGAATCTGAAAg GTTTAGCCCAACAGGCAGCGTGGTGGTGATGGCAGAGAGACCCAGGGCCAAAAGTGAGTCTCCAGGAAGAGTGGACGACCAGAGACATCCCACTTCTCAG